One genomic window of Manihot esculenta cultivar AM560-2 chromosome 16, M.esculenta_v8, whole genome shotgun sequence includes the following:
- the LOC110603149 gene encoding phospholipase A I isoform X2, whose protein sequence is MSWGLGWKRPSEIFRLTLNYGAEESEEDLNRLSTSTSSGSVSSSSPSSPLSPPRDQELGFRIDLDWTAADDEDQVALRLQSQLMVALPLPQDCVTVDLNSKTEEGEEGNVGVEMKVVKRREPLRGMTMSKAGSGQQSDGVGVLTRLLRSNLATDGGGVGDGSGLGYGDHWQNVTLLSLCGCGLSVLPAELIGLPLLEKLYLDNNRLSVLPPELGELKNLKVLSVDYNTLVSVPVELRQCVGLVELSLEHNKLVRPLLDFRAMAELQILRLFGNPLEFLPEILPLRKLRHFSLANVRIVADENLRSVNVQIEMENSSYFGASRHKLSAFFSLLFRFSSCHHPLLASALAKIMQDQGNRAVVGKDENAVRQLISMISSDNQHVVEQACSALSTLAGDVSVAIQLMKCDIMQPIETVLKSVAHEEVISVLQVVATLGFTSDTVAQKILTKDLLKSLKLLCAHKNPEVQRLALLAVGNLAFCLENRRILVTSESLRDLLMRLTVTSEPRVNKAAARALAILGENENMRRAIRGRQVAKQGLRILSMDGGGMKGLATVQILKAIEKGTGKRIHELFDLICGTSTGGMLAVALGIKLMTLDHCEEIYKNLGKLVFAEPTPKDNEAASWREKLDQLYKSSSQSFRVVVHGSKHSADQFERLLKEMCADEDGDLLIESAVKNIPKVFVVSTLVNVMPAQPFIFRNYQYPAGTPEVPFAISESSGVTVLGSPTTGAQVGYKRSAFIGSCKHHVWQAIRASSAAPYYLDDFSDDIYRWQDGAIVANNPTIFAIREAQLLWPDTKIDCLVSIGCGSVPTKLRKGGWRYLDTGQVLIESACSVDRVEEALSTLLPMLPEIQYFRFNPVDERCDMELDETDPAVWLKLEAAVEEYIHSNSEALKNVCERLLMSNKHDDKLLENLKNQQFPKAKVLYTDENGASLGWRRNVLLVEALHSPDSGRVMHHARALESFCSRNGIRLSLMLGTSGVTKPAPATAFPSPFTSPLITGSFPSSPLIYSPDFGPQKVGRIDMVPPLSLDGFQSGKNATSPPMSPSGRRQLSLPVRSLHEKLQNTPQVGIIHLALQNDLFGSILSWQNDVFVVAEPGDLADKFLQSVKLSLLTMVRGRRRKVTSLLANISTVSDLVRYRPYFQVGNVVHRYIGRQTQVGAWRDRIIICTGTYGPTPTLIKAFLDSGAKAVICPSAEPLEIPVTSAHGSGDFHFLENGRFEIGEEEAEDEEAEPVSPTSDWEDSDPEKTGERSMGFWDDDEEELSEFVSKLYDKLFREGARIDVALQSALASHRRMRYSFHLPSIQ, encoded by the exons ATGTCTTGGGGATTAGGCTGGAAACGACCGTCGGAGATCTTCCGTTTAACGCTCAACTATGGGGCGGAGGAATCCGAGGAAGATCTTAACCGTTTGTCAACATCTACATCATCGGGCTCAGTATCTTCATCTTCTCCGTCGTCACCTTTGTCTCCGCCTCGAGATCAAGAGCTTGGATTTCGGATTGATTTGGATTGGACGGCTGCCGATGACGAGGACCAGGTGGCTTTGAGGTTGCAGTCGCAGTTGATGGTGGCGTTGCCTTTGCCACAAGATTGTGTGACAGTGGATTTGAATAGTAAGACGGAGGAGGGTGAGGAAGGGAATGTGGGGGTGGAGATGAAGGTTGTCAAGCGGAGGGAGCCATTGCGAGGGATGACGATGAGTAAGGCTGGGTCTGGACAGCAGAGCGATGGGGTTGGGGTTTTGACAAGGTTACTGAGGTCCAACTTGGCTACTGATGGTGGTGGAGTTGGGGATGGTTCCGGGTTGGGTTATGGCGACCATTGGCAGAACGTCACCTTGCTAAGCCTCTGTGGGTGTGGTCTATCG GTATTACCAGCGGAGTTAATTGGATTGCCACTCCTTGAGAAGCTTTATCTTGATAACAATAGGCTTTCAGTTTTGCCACCAGAGCTTGGTGAACTGAAAAATTTGAAAGTTCTCAGCGTTGACTACAACACACTGGTTTCAGTTCCTG TTGAACTGAGGCAGTGTGTAGGACTGGTGGAATTGTCTCTGGAACACAACAAGCTTGTTCGACCTCTTCTCGATTTCAG GGCTATGGCTGAGCTACAAATTCTTAGGCTATTTGGTAATCCTCTGGAATTCCTTCCTGAAATTCTTCCCCTGCGCAAACTTCGCCACTTTTCTCTGGCTAACGTAAGGATTGTAGCTGATGAGAATTTAAGATCAGTGAATGTACAGATAGAG ATGGAGAACAGTTCTTATTTTGGTGCATCAAGACACAAGCTGAGTgccttcttctctcttttatttCGTTTTTCTTCTTGTCATCACCCTTTGCTGGCATCAGCTCTGGCAAAGATAATGCAAGATCAAGGAAACCGTGCTGTTGTCGGTAAAGATGAGAATGCAGTGCGGCAACTTATTAGCATGATAAGTAGTGATAACCAACATGTG GTCGAACAAGCATGCTCTGCCCTGTCAACTCTTGCCGGAGATGTTTCTGTTGCAATACAGTTGATGAAATGCGACATAATGCAACCTATTGAAACAGTGCTGAAATCGGTTGCACATGAGGAAGTAATTTCTGTGTTACAAGTTGTGGCCACCTTGGGCTTTACTTCTGATACTGTAGCTCAGAAAATTTTGACCAAGGATTTGTTGAAATCATTAAAACTATTATGTGCACATAAAAACCCAGAG GTGCAAAGATTAGCTTTATTGGCAGTTGGAAATTTGGCCTTCTGCTTGGAGAATCGCCGAATATTGGTTACCTCTGAAAGTCTACGGGACCTTCTGATGAGGTTGACGGTTACATCTGAACCACGTGTGAATAAAGCAGCTGCTCGTGCTTTGGCAATTCTTG GAGAGAATGAAAATATGCGGCGTGCCATTAGAGGAAGACAAGTTGCAAAGCAAGGTCTGCGCATACTCTCAATGGATGGAGGTGGTATGAAAGGCCTAGCAACAGTGCAGATCCTTAAAGCAATTGAAAAGGGAACTGGAAAACGTATACATGAATTGTTTGACCTTATATGTGGCACATCAACGGGCGGGATGCTAGCTGTTGCTCTTGGTATCAAGCTGATGACATTGGATCACTGCgaagaaatatataaaaatcttg GAAAACTTGTCTTTGCTGAACCTACACCCAAGGATAATGAAGCTGCAAGTTGGAGAGAGAAGTTGGATCAGCTTTATAAAAGTTCATCGCAAAGTTTTAGAGTTGTGGTACACGGATCTAAA CACAGTGCAGATCAGTTTGAGAGGTTGTTAAAGGAAATGTGTGCGGATGAGGATGGAGACCTATTAATAGAGTCTGCAGTAAAAAACATACCTAAAGTTTTTGTTGTATCAACTTTGGTTAATGTGATGCCGGCTCAACCATTCATTTTCCGCAACTATCAG TATCCAGCTGGAACGCCTGAAGTGCCTTTTGCAATTTCAGAAAGTTCAGGTGTGACAGTGTTAGGATCACCAACAACTGGAGCTCAAGTTGGCTATAAACGCAGTGCTTTTATTGGGAGCTGCAAACATCATGTTTGGCAAGCTATAAGAGCATCATCTGCCGCCCCATATTATCTTGATGATTTTTCAGATG ATATATACCGCTGGCAAGATGGTGCTATAGTGGCAAATAATCCTACCATCTTTGCCATAAGGGAAGCACAACTTCTGTGGCCTGATACAAAAATTGACTGCTTGGTTTCAATTGGCTGTGGTTCTGTTCCAACAAAG TTGAGGAAAGGTGGTTGGCGTTATCTGGACACTGGGCAAGTGTTGATTGAGAGTGCATGTTCAGTGGATCGAGTGGAGGAAGCTTTGAGCACGCTGCTACCCATGCTTCCTGAAATACAATATTTTCGTTTTAATCCAG TTGATGAACGTTGTGATATGGAGCTGGATGAGACTGATCCAGCAGTCTGGCTGAAGTTGGAAGCTGCAGTTGAGGAATATATCCATTCTAATTCAGAAGCCTTAAAGAATGTTTGTGAGAGACTACTAATGTCCAATAAGCATGATGATAAGTTATTAGAGAATTTGAAAAATCAGCAATTCCCAAAGGCAAAGGTGTTATATACAG ATGAGAATGGTGCGTCTTTGGGTTGGAGGCGTAATGTGCTacttgttgaagctttgcaTAGTCCAGATTCAGGAAGAGTTATGCACCATGCTCGGGCACTTGAATCTTTTTGCAGCCGTAACGGAATTAGATTGTCTCTTATGCTTGGGACATCTGGAGTCACAAAGCCAGCGCCAGCAACAGCATTCCCATCACCATTTACTTCACCTCTGATTACTGGAAGCTTCCCTTCTAGTCCACTTATATACAGTCCTGATTTTGGGCCCCAAAAGGTTGGCCGAATCGACATGGTTCCGCCTTTGAGCTTGGATGGATTTCAATCTGGAAAGAATGCTACATCACCCCCCATGTCTCCTTCAGGGCGTAGACAGTTATCTTTACCTGTTCGGTCATTGCATGAAAAGTTGCAGAATACTCCTCAAGTAGGAATTATACATCTGGCCCTTCAAAATGACTTGTTTGGTTCAATACTAAG TTGGCAGAATGATGTATTTGTTGTTGCCGAACCTGGAGATCTTGCAGAtaagtttctccaaagtgtcaaATTGAGCTTGTTAACTATGGTGCGTGGCCGCCGCAGGAAGGTCACATCACTTCTTGCTAATATTTCAACAGTTTCTGATCTGGTTCGGTATAGACCATACTTCCAAGTCGGAAATGTTGTCCATCGTTATATAGGACGACAGACACAG GTTGGAGCTTGGAGGGACAGGATCATAATATGCACAGGGACATATGGACCTACTCCAACTTTAATTAAGGCCTTTCTGGATTCTGGTGCAAAAGCTGTTATATGCCCTTCTGCCGAACCCCTAGAAATTCCGGTGACATCTGCCCATGGGTCAGGAGATTTCCATTTTCTGGAGAATGGGAGGTTTGAGATTGGAGAGGAAGAGGCAGAGGATGAAGAGGCAGAGCCAGTCAGTCCAACAAGTGATTGGGAAGATAGCGATCCTGAGAAGACTGGGGAGCGTTCAATGGGTTTttgggatgatgatgaagagGAATTATCAGAGTTTGTTAGTAAGTTGTATGATAAATTGTTTCGAGAAGGGGCAAGGATAGATGTGGCTCTACAAAGTGCTCTTGCTTCACATAGGAGGATGAGGTATTCTTTCCATCTTCCCAGTATACAATAA
- the LOC110603149 gene encoding phospholipase A I isoform X1, with product MSWGLGWKRPSEIFRLTLNYGAEESEEDLNRLSTSTSSGSVSSSSPSSPLSPPRDQELGFRIDLDWTAADDEDQVALRLQSQLMVALPLPQDCVTVDLNSKTEEGEEGNVGVEMKVVKRREPLRGMTMSKAGSGQQSDGVGVLTRLLRSNLATDGGGVGDGSGLGYGDHWQNVTLLSLCGCGLSVLPAELIGLPLLEKLYLDNNRLSVLPPELGELKNLKVLSVDYNTLVSVPVELRQCVGLVELSLEHNKLVRPLLDFRAMAELQILRLFGNPLEFLPEILPLRKLRHFSLANVRIVADENLRSVNVQIEMENSSYFGASRHKLSAFFSLLFRFSSCHHPLLASALAKIMQDQGNRAVVGKDENAVRQLISMISSDNQHVVEQACSALSTLAGDVSVAIQLMKCDIMQPIETVLKSVAHEEVISVLQVVATLGFTSDTVAQKILTKDLLKSLKLLCAHKNPEVQRLALLAVGNLAFCLENRRILVTSESLRDLLMRLTVTSEPRVNKAAARALAILGENENMRRAIRGRQVAKQGLRILSMDGGGMKGLATVQILKAIEKGTGKRIHELFDLICGTSTGGMLAVALGIKLMTLDHCEEIYKNLGKLVFAEPTPKDNEAASWREKLDQLYKSSSQSFRVVVHGSKHSADQFERLLKEMCADEDGDLLIESAVKNIPKVFVVSTLVNVMPAQPFIFRNYQYPAGTPEVPFAISESSGVTVLGSPTTGAQVGYKRSAFIGSCKHHVWQAIRASSAAPYYLDDFSDDIYRWQDGAIVANNPTIFAIREAQLLWPDTKIDCLVSIGCGSVPTKLRKGGWRYLDTGQVLIESACSVDRVEEALSTLLPMLPEIQYFRFNPVDERCDMELDETDPAVWLKLEAAVEEYIHSNSEALKNVCERLLMSNKHDDKLLENLKNQQFPKAKVLYTDENGASLGWRRNVLLVEALHSPDSGRVMHHARALESFCSRNGIRLSLMLGTSGVTKPAPATAFPSPFTSPLITGSFPSSPLIYSPDFGPQKVGRIDMVPPLSLDGFQSGKNATSPPMSPSGRRQLSLPVRSLHEKLQNTPQVGIIHLALQNDLFGSILSWQNDVFVVAEPGDLADKFLQSVKLSLLTMVRGRRRKVTSLLANISTVSDLVRYRPYFQVGNVVHRYIGRQTQVMEDDQEIGAYMFRRTVPSMHLTPDDVRWMVGAWRDRIIICTGTYGPTPTLIKAFLDSGAKAVICPSAEPLEIPVTSAHGSGDFHFLENGRFEIGEEEAEDEEAEPVSPTSDWEDSDPEKTGERSMGFWDDDEEELSEFVSKLYDKLFREGARIDVALQSALASHRRMRYSFHLPSIQ from the exons ATGTCTTGGGGATTAGGCTGGAAACGACCGTCGGAGATCTTCCGTTTAACGCTCAACTATGGGGCGGAGGAATCCGAGGAAGATCTTAACCGTTTGTCAACATCTACATCATCGGGCTCAGTATCTTCATCTTCTCCGTCGTCACCTTTGTCTCCGCCTCGAGATCAAGAGCTTGGATTTCGGATTGATTTGGATTGGACGGCTGCCGATGACGAGGACCAGGTGGCTTTGAGGTTGCAGTCGCAGTTGATGGTGGCGTTGCCTTTGCCACAAGATTGTGTGACAGTGGATTTGAATAGTAAGACGGAGGAGGGTGAGGAAGGGAATGTGGGGGTGGAGATGAAGGTTGTCAAGCGGAGGGAGCCATTGCGAGGGATGACGATGAGTAAGGCTGGGTCTGGACAGCAGAGCGATGGGGTTGGGGTTTTGACAAGGTTACTGAGGTCCAACTTGGCTACTGATGGTGGTGGAGTTGGGGATGGTTCCGGGTTGGGTTATGGCGACCATTGGCAGAACGTCACCTTGCTAAGCCTCTGTGGGTGTGGTCTATCG GTATTACCAGCGGAGTTAATTGGATTGCCACTCCTTGAGAAGCTTTATCTTGATAACAATAGGCTTTCAGTTTTGCCACCAGAGCTTGGTGAACTGAAAAATTTGAAAGTTCTCAGCGTTGACTACAACACACTGGTTTCAGTTCCTG TTGAACTGAGGCAGTGTGTAGGACTGGTGGAATTGTCTCTGGAACACAACAAGCTTGTTCGACCTCTTCTCGATTTCAG GGCTATGGCTGAGCTACAAATTCTTAGGCTATTTGGTAATCCTCTGGAATTCCTTCCTGAAATTCTTCCCCTGCGCAAACTTCGCCACTTTTCTCTGGCTAACGTAAGGATTGTAGCTGATGAGAATTTAAGATCAGTGAATGTACAGATAGAG ATGGAGAACAGTTCTTATTTTGGTGCATCAAGACACAAGCTGAGTgccttcttctctcttttatttCGTTTTTCTTCTTGTCATCACCCTTTGCTGGCATCAGCTCTGGCAAAGATAATGCAAGATCAAGGAAACCGTGCTGTTGTCGGTAAAGATGAGAATGCAGTGCGGCAACTTATTAGCATGATAAGTAGTGATAACCAACATGTG GTCGAACAAGCATGCTCTGCCCTGTCAACTCTTGCCGGAGATGTTTCTGTTGCAATACAGTTGATGAAATGCGACATAATGCAACCTATTGAAACAGTGCTGAAATCGGTTGCACATGAGGAAGTAATTTCTGTGTTACAAGTTGTGGCCACCTTGGGCTTTACTTCTGATACTGTAGCTCAGAAAATTTTGACCAAGGATTTGTTGAAATCATTAAAACTATTATGTGCACATAAAAACCCAGAG GTGCAAAGATTAGCTTTATTGGCAGTTGGAAATTTGGCCTTCTGCTTGGAGAATCGCCGAATATTGGTTACCTCTGAAAGTCTACGGGACCTTCTGATGAGGTTGACGGTTACATCTGAACCACGTGTGAATAAAGCAGCTGCTCGTGCTTTGGCAATTCTTG GAGAGAATGAAAATATGCGGCGTGCCATTAGAGGAAGACAAGTTGCAAAGCAAGGTCTGCGCATACTCTCAATGGATGGAGGTGGTATGAAAGGCCTAGCAACAGTGCAGATCCTTAAAGCAATTGAAAAGGGAACTGGAAAACGTATACATGAATTGTTTGACCTTATATGTGGCACATCAACGGGCGGGATGCTAGCTGTTGCTCTTGGTATCAAGCTGATGACATTGGATCACTGCgaagaaatatataaaaatcttg GAAAACTTGTCTTTGCTGAACCTACACCCAAGGATAATGAAGCTGCAAGTTGGAGAGAGAAGTTGGATCAGCTTTATAAAAGTTCATCGCAAAGTTTTAGAGTTGTGGTACACGGATCTAAA CACAGTGCAGATCAGTTTGAGAGGTTGTTAAAGGAAATGTGTGCGGATGAGGATGGAGACCTATTAATAGAGTCTGCAGTAAAAAACATACCTAAAGTTTTTGTTGTATCAACTTTGGTTAATGTGATGCCGGCTCAACCATTCATTTTCCGCAACTATCAG TATCCAGCTGGAACGCCTGAAGTGCCTTTTGCAATTTCAGAAAGTTCAGGTGTGACAGTGTTAGGATCACCAACAACTGGAGCTCAAGTTGGCTATAAACGCAGTGCTTTTATTGGGAGCTGCAAACATCATGTTTGGCAAGCTATAAGAGCATCATCTGCCGCCCCATATTATCTTGATGATTTTTCAGATG ATATATACCGCTGGCAAGATGGTGCTATAGTGGCAAATAATCCTACCATCTTTGCCATAAGGGAAGCACAACTTCTGTGGCCTGATACAAAAATTGACTGCTTGGTTTCAATTGGCTGTGGTTCTGTTCCAACAAAG TTGAGGAAAGGTGGTTGGCGTTATCTGGACACTGGGCAAGTGTTGATTGAGAGTGCATGTTCAGTGGATCGAGTGGAGGAAGCTTTGAGCACGCTGCTACCCATGCTTCCTGAAATACAATATTTTCGTTTTAATCCAG TTGATGAACGTTGTGATATGGAGCTGGATGAGACTGATCCAGCAGTCTGGCTGAAGTTGGAAGCTGCAGTTGAGGAATATATCCATTCTAATTCAGAAGCCTTAAAGAATGTTTGTGAGAGACTACTAATGTCCAATAAGCATGATGATAAGTTATTAGAGAATTTGAAAAATCAGCAATTCCCAAAGGCAAAGGTGTTATATACAG ATGAGAATGGTGCGTCTTTGGGTTGGAGGCGTAATGTGCTacttgttgaagctttgcaTAGTCCAGATTCAGGAAGAGTTATGCACCATGCTCGGGCACTTGAATCTTTTTGCAGCCGTAACGGAATTAGATTGTCTCTTATGCTTGGGACATCTGGAGTCACAAAGCCAGCGCCAGCAACAGCATTCCCATCACCATTTACTTCACCTCTGATTACTGGAAGCTTCCCTTCTAGTCCACTTATATACAGTCCTGATTTTGGGCCCCAAAAGGTTGGCCGAATCGACATGGTTCCGCCTTTGAGCTTGGATGGATTTCAATCTGGAAAGAATGCTACATCACCCCCCATGTCTCCTTCAGGGCGTAGACAGTTATCTTTACCTGTTCGGTCATTGCATGAAAAGTTGCAGAATACTCCTCAAGTAGGAATTATACATCTGGCCCTTCAAAATGACTTGTTTGGTTCAATACTAAG TTGGCAGAATGATGTATTTGTTGTTGCCGAACCTGGAGATCTTGCAGAtaagtttctccaaagtgtcaaATTGAGCTTGTTAACTATGGTGCGTGGCCGCCGCAGGAAGGTCACATCACTTCTTGCTAATATTTCAACAGTTTCTGATCTGGTTCGGTATAGACCATACTTCCAAGTCGGAAATGTTGTCCATCGTTATATAGGACGACAGACACAG GTTATGGAGGATGACCAGGAAATTGGGGCATATATGTTTCGTAGAACAGTTCCTTCAATGCACTTAACACCTGATGATGTTCGCTGGAtg GTTGGAGCTTGGAGGGACAGGATCATAATATGCACAGGGACATATGGACCTACTCCAACTTTAATTAAGGCCTTTCTGGATTCTGGTGCAAAAGCTGTTATATGCCCTTCTGCCGAACCCCTAGAAATTCCGGTGACATCTGCCCATGGGTCAGGAGATTTCCATTTTCTGGAGAATGGGAGGTTTGAGATTGGAGAGGAAGAGGCAGAGGATGAAGAGGCAGAGCCAGTCAGTCCAACAAGTGATTGGGAAGATAGCGATCCTGAGAAGACTGGGGAGCGTTCAATGGGTTTttgggatgatgatgaagagGAATTATCAGAGTTTGTTAGTAAGTTGTATGATAAATTGTTTCGAGAAGGGGCAAGGATAGATGTGGCTCTACAAAGTGCTCTTGCTTCACATAGGAGGATGAGGTATTCTTTCCATCTTCCCAGTATACAATAA
- the LOC110603149 gene encoding phospholipase A I isoform X3: protein MAELQILRLFGNPLEFLPEILPLRKLRHFSLANVRIVADENLRSVNVQIEMENSSYFGASRHKLSAFFSLLFRFSSCHHPLLASALAKIMQDQGNRAVVGKDENAVRQLISMISSDNQHVVEQACSALSTLAGDVSVAIQLMKCDIMQPIETVLKSVAHEEVISVLQVVATLGFTSDTVAQKILTKDLLKSLKLLCAHKNPEVQRLALLAVGNLAFCLENRRILVTSESLRDLLMRLTVTSEPRVNKAAARALAILGENENMRRAIRGRQVAKQGLRILSMDGGGMKGLATVQILKAIEKGTGKRIHELFDLICGTSTGGMLAVALGIKLMTLDHCEEIYKNLGKLVFAEPTPKDNEAASWREKLDQLYKSSSQSFRVVVHGSKHSADQFERLLKEMCADEDGDLLIESAVKNIPKVFVVSTLVNVMPAQPFIFRNYQYPAGTPEVPFAISESSGVTVLGSPTTGAQVGYKRSAFIGSCKHHVWQAIRASSAAPYYLDDFSDDIYRWQDGAIVANNPTIFAIREAQLLWPDTKIDCLVSIGCGSVPTKLRKGGWRYLDTGQVLIESACSVDRVEEALSTLLPMLPEIQYFRFNPVDERCDMELDETDPAVWLKLEAAVEEYIHSNSEALKNVCERLLMSNKHDDKLLENLKNQQFPKAKVLYTDENGASLGWRRNVLLVEALHSPDSGRVMHHARALESFCSRNGIRLSLMLGTSGVTKPAPATAFPSPFTSPLITGSFPSSPLIYSPDFGPQKVGRIDMVPPLSLDGFQSGKNATSPPMSPSGRRQLSLPVRSLHEKLQNTPQVGIIHLALQNDLFGSILSWQNDVFVVAEPGDLADKFLQSVKLSLLTMVRGRRRKVTSLLANISTVSDLVRYRPYFQVGNVVHRYIGRQTQVMEDDQEIGAYMFRRTVPSMHLTPDDVRWMVGAWRDRIIICTGTYGPTPTLIKAFLDSGAKAVICPSAEPLEIPVTSAHGSGDFHFLENGRFEIGEEEAEDEEAEPVSPTSDWEDSDPEKTGERSMGFWDDDEEELSEFVSKLYDKLFREGARIDVALQSALASHRRMRYSFHLPSIQ from the exons ATGGCTGAGCTACAAATTCTTAGGCTATTTGGTAATCCTCTGGAATTCCTTCCTGAAATTCTTCCCCTGCGCAAACTTCGCCACTTTTCTCTGGCTAACGTAAGGATTGTAGCTGATGAGAATTTAAGATCAGTGAATGTACAGATAGAG ATGGAGAACAGTTCTTATTTTGGTGCATCAAGACACAAGCTGAGTgccttcttctctcttttatttCGTTTTTCTTCTTGTCATCACCCTTTGCTGGCATCAGCTCTGGCAAAGATAATGCAAGATCAAGGAAACCGTGCTGTTGTCGGTAAAGATGAGAATGCAGTGCGGCAACTTATTAGCATGATAAGTAGTGATAACCAACATGTG GTCGAACAAGCATGCTCTGCCCTGTCAACTCTTGCCGGAGATGTTTCTGTTGCAATACAGTTGATGAAATGCGACATAATGCAACCTATTGAAACAGTGCTGAAATCGGTTGCACATGAGGAAGTAATTTCTGTGTTACAAGTTGTGGCCACCTTGGGCTTTACTTCTGATACTGTAGCTCAGAAAATTTTGACCAAGGATTTGTTGAAATCATTAAAACTATTATGTGCACATAAAAACCCAGAG GTGCAAAGATTAGCTTTATTGGCAGTTGGAAATTTGGCCTTCTGCTTGGAGAATCGCCGAATATTGGTTACCTCTGAAAGTCTACGGGACCTTCTGATGAGGTTGACGGTTACATCTGAACCACGTGTGAATAAAGCAGCTGCTCGTGCTTTGGCAATTCTTG GAGAGAATGAAAATATGCGGCGTGCCATTAGAGGAAGACAAGTTGCAAAGCAAGGTCTGCGCATACTCTCAATGGATGGAGGTGGTATGAAAGGCCTAGCAACAGTGCAGATCCTTAAAGCAATTGAAAAGGGAACTGGAAAACGTATACATGAATTGTTTGACCTTATATGTGGCACATCAACGGGCGGGATGCTAGCTGTTGCTCTTGGTATCAAGCTGATGACATTGGATCACTGCgaagaaatatataaaaatcttg GAAAACTTGTCTTTGCTGAACCTACACCCAAGGATAATGAAGCTGCAAGTTGGAGAGAGAAGTTGGATCAGCTTTATAAAAGTTCATCGCAAAGTTTTAGAGTTGTGGTACACGGATCTAAA CACAGTGCAGATCAGTTTGAGAGGTTGTTAAAGGAAATGTGTGCGGATGAGGATGGAGACCTATTAATAGAGTCTGCAGTAAAAAACATACCTAAAGTTTTTGTTGTATCAACTTTGGTTAATGTGATGCCGGCTCAACCATTCATTTTCCGCAACTATCAG TATCCAGCTGGAACGCCTGAAGTGCCTTTTGCAATTTCAGAAAGTTCAGGTGTGACAGTGTTAGGATCACCAACAACTGGAGCTCAAGTTGGCTATAAACGCAGTGCTTTTATTGGGAGCTGCAAACATCATGTTTGGCAAGCTATAAGAGCATCATCTGCCGCCCCATATTATCTTGATGATTTTTCAGATG ATATATACCGCTGGCAAGATGGTGCTATAGTGGCAAATAATCCTACCATCTTTGCCATAAGGGAAGCACAACTTCTGTGGCCTGATACAAAAATTGACTGCTTGGTTTCAATTGGCTGTGGTTCTGTTCCAACAAAG TTGAGGAAAGGTGGTTGGCGTTATCTGGACACTGGGCAAGTGTTGATTGAGAGTGCATGTTCAGTGGATCGAGTGGAGGAAGCTTTGAGCACGCTGCTACCCATGCTTCCTGAAATACAATATTTTCGTTTTAATCCAG TTGATGAACGTTGTGATATGGAGCTGGATGAGACTGATCCAGCAGTCTGGCTGAAGTTGGAAGCTGCAGTTGAGGAATATATCCATTCTAATTCAGAAGCCTTAAAGAATGTTTGTGAGAGACTACTAATGTCCAATAAGCATGATGATAAGTTATTAGAGAATTTGAAAAATCAGCAATTCCCAAAGGCAAAGGTGTTATATACAG ATGAGAATGGTGCGTCTTTGGGTTGGAGGCGTAATGTGCTacttgttgaagctttgcaTAGTCCAGATTCAGGAAGAGTTATGCACCATGCTCGGGCACTTGAATCTTTTTGCAGCCGTAACGGAATTAGATTGTCTCTTATGCTTGGGACATCTGGAGTCACAAAGCCAGCGCCAGCAACAGCATTCCCATCACCATTTACTTCACCTCTGATTACTGGAAGCTTCCCTTCTAGTCCACTTATATACAGTCCTGATTTTGGGCCCCAAAAGGTTGGCCGAATCGACATGGTTCCGCCTTTGAGCTTGGATGGATTTCAATCTGGAAAGAATGCTACATCACCCCCCATGTCTCCTTCAGGGCGTAGACAGTTATCTTTACCTGTTCGGTCATTGCATGAAAAGTTGCAGAATACTCCTCAAGTAGGAATTATACATCTGGCCCTTCAAAATGACTTGTTTGGTTCAATACTAAG TTGGCAGAATGATGTATTTGTTGTTGCCGAACCTGGAGATCTTGCAGAtaagtttctccaaagtgtcaaATTGAGCTTGTTAACTATGGTGCGTGGCCGCCGCAGGAAGGTCACATCACTTCTTGCTAATATTTCAACAGTTTCTGATCTGGTTCGGTATAGACCATACTTCCAAGTCGGAAATGTTGTCCATCGTTATATAGGACGACAGACACAG GTTATGGAGGATGACCAGGAAATTGGGGCATATATGTTTCGTAGAACAGTTCCTTCAATGCACTTAACACCTGATGATGTTCGCTGGAtg GTTGGAGCTTGGAGGGACAGGATCATAATATGCACAGGGACATATGGACCTACTCCAACTTTAATTAAGGCCTTTCTGGATTCTGGTGCAAAAGCTGTTATATGCCCTTCTGCCGAACCCCTAGAAATTCCGGTGACATCTGCCCATGGGTCAGGAGATTTCCATTTTCTGGAGAATGGGAGGTTTGAGATTGGAGAGGAAGAGGCAGAGGATGAAGAGGCAGAGCCAGTCAGTCCAACAAGTGATTGGGAAGATAGCGATCCTGAGAAGACTGGGGAGCGTTCAATGGGTTTttgggatgatgatgaagagGAATTATCAGAGTTTGTTAGTAAGTTGTATGATAAATTGTTTCGAGAAGGGGCAAGGATAGATGTGGCTCTACAAAGTGCTCTTGCTTCACATAGGAGGATGAGGTATTCTTTCCATCTTCCCAGTATACAATAA